The following are encoded in a window of Carya illinoinensis cultivar Pawnee chromosome 15, C.illinoinensisPawnee_v1, whole genome shotgun sequence genomic DNA:
- the LOC122297044 gene encoding UPF0481 protein At3g47200-like translates to MEDEGEEFENSNQQSNDGSASDVDFNLTFDNIDHKEAAANSGIGREEDDNPNHEERQSGTVVLEHAIQINDNERQKLVIISGSGWSTLKVPPPMFKVDKEAYIPKIVSIGPFHHNEPSLRAMQTHKRRFLDRLVQNQIGQLIHEESLQNAMRELEEKTKKFYADDLQTIERDEFVQMMLLDGCFIVELLRFYEKIFELTPSLTGEATLNTLALKFFEPLRPRKEKFEEGTLNKHANSEYIHLLALFHSTLISGDKTYPQQPTKSEKEKTHLRLPGKGWVHNAKTLSYAGIKFQEKSGGILDIQLTGKTLEIPTMVIDDSTSPVLRNLIAYEQNNYDVAPYFCCLALFLDSIVDTVQDVKILCDAGIIKHAMGRDEEVANLFNRLTKELVFDINEEYCYMTKEIKRINHHCRVHDIRV, encoded by the exons ATGGAAGATGAGGGAGAGGAATTTGAAAATAGCAACCAACAATCAAATGATGGGAGTGCTTCAGATGTAGATTTCAACCTAACTTTTGACAATATTGATCATAAAGAAGCAGCTGCTAATTCTGGCATTGGTAGAGAAGAGGATGACAATCCAAATCATGAAGAGAGACAATCAGGAACAGTTGTTCTTGAGCATGCTATCCAAATCAACGATAATGAGAGACAGAAGCTTGTTATTATCAGTGGATCAGGATGGTCGACATTGAAGGTTCCTCCACCTATGTTCAAAGTTGACAAAGAAGCTTACATCCCCAAGATTGTCTCCATTGGTCCATTTCATCATAATGAACCAAGTCTAAGAGCCATGCAAACTCATAAACGGCGATTTCTGGATCGCCTAGTTCAAAACCAAATAGGGCAACTTATCCATGAAGAAAGTCTCCAAAATGCCATGAGAGAATTGGAAGAAAAGACCAAAAAATTCTATGCAGATGACTTACAGACTATAGAACGAGATGAATTTGTGCAGATGATGCTTCTTGACGGTTGCTTCATTGTAGAACTCTTGCGTTTCTATGAG AAGATTTTTGAACTTACTCCCAGCTTGACGGGGGAGGCAACTCTGAATACGCTTGCTCTCAAGTTTTTTGAACCCTTGAGACCTAGGAAGGAGAAATTTGAAGAAGGGACGTTGAACAAGCATGCGAATAGTGAGTATATACATCTATTAGCTTTGTTTCACTCTACCTTAATTTCAGGGGATAAAACATACCCGCAGCAGCCTAcaaagagtgaaaaggaaaaaacacaTCTTAGGCTTCCTGGGAAAGGTTGGGTGCATAATGCCAAAACACTTAGCTATGCTGGTATTAAGTTCCAAGAAAAATCTGGTGGCATTCTCGACATACAGCTTACAGGCAAGACGTTAGAGATTCCGACTATGGTCATCGATGATAGCACTAGCCCTGTGTTGAGGAACTTGATAGCCTATGAACAAAACAACTACGATGTAGCTCCATATTTTTGCTGTCTTGCATTGTTCTTGGATAGCATAGTGGATACGGTCCAGGATGTCAAGATTCTTTGTGATGCTGGGATTATCAAACATGCAATGGGTAGAGATGAGGAGGTGGCGAATCTTTTCAACAGACTCACTAAAGAGCTGGTGTTTGATATTAATGAAGAGTATTGCTACATGACCAAGGAAATCAAAAGGATCAACCATCATTGTCGAGTGCACGACATTAGAGTTTGA